A single window of Granulicella mallensis MP5ACTX8 DNA harbors:
- a CDS encoding GH92 family glycosyl hydrolase, which yields MPLFIFHGRYPAATALLILLAPVAFSQTAGKRPVDYANALVGTAPLDNPKLIGNAPPAGEQLYSGFTSPGAALPHSATDIGPINANFPLSYQAGVPAPYYYPNPTMVGFSSGERGGPILMPVVGDWTVPPQRTVSFYDKAREHASPGYYSVFLDTFKTGVELTATTWTGLYRITYPDSSQSHLLLDLGWAGGSIEVVGDHTIRGSFARGRNHANTYFVAQFSKPFSAFGTFRQFPPRNGEKGEEGSILGSREVVAGQAKISGPFAGAYLDLTTTAGEQVLVKIAHGTSYEQAEQRLQSEDPGWDFDRVHRQAEDAWAAKLNQIEVEGGSEKEKMLFYSCLQHSFASPRLVAQKGEPFVTRDGTVTTATYDRYNEVPFWDTGRNQIVLLTLLEPKVKTDILHSQLDMARESGYMGTSFHGDNAVFMYLGDWERGLDFDWAGTYEYLRKNATDPAGPRGYLAEYMKNGWISDIIPPGNPSPPYAGGKAGAATTLEYSWDDYAMAIYAKRLGKQADYEMFLKRAQNYRNVFDSSIGFVRGKTEDGKWIAPFDPGEPYYNFMMKEASGWSTLWLVPHDVQGLANLLGGREKFAAKLDEFFSTPYTAKGVCRDCTGLVGEYVQGNQPDQQAAYYYDWAGQPWKTQALVRRILREMYGSDKTGYAFPGMDDQGSTSSWYVMSAMGFYTVDPSSPNYILGSPLFTHTVMHMGNGKTFEMVANHNSEKNIYIQSATLNGKAWNKPWFSHSDIEAGGKLVLNMGPLPNKEWGSDPNAAPPSMSSSN from the coding sequence TTGCCCTTGTTTATTTTCCATGGCCGTTACCCGGCAGCTACTGCGCTCCTCATCCTCCTCGCACCGGTTGCGTTCTCTCAGACTGCAGGCAAGCGCCCTGTCGACTACGCCAACGCTCTTGTCGGCACGGCTCCGCTCGACAATCCAAAGCTCATCGGCAATGCGCCTCCGGCCGGCGAACAGCTCTACTCTGGCTTCACCTCGCCCGGCGCTGCGCTTCCTCACAGTGCGACCGACATCGGGCCTATCAACGCGAACTTTCCGCTGAGCTATCAGGCGGGCGTTCCCGCTCCCTACTACTATCCCAACCCCACGATGGTCGGCTTCTCGAGCGGCGAGCGCGGCGGACCCATCCTCATGCCGGTCGTTGGCGACTGGACCGTTCCTCCACAGCGCACCGTATCGTTTTATGACAAAGCCCGCGAGCATGCCAGCCCCGGCTATTACTCCGTCTTCCTCGACACCTTCAAGACCGGCGTAGAGCTCACAGCCACGACCTGGACCGGCCTCTACCGCATCACCTATCCCGACAGCAGCCAATCCCATCTTCTGCTCGACCTGGGGTGGGCAGGCGGCAGCATCGAAGTTGTTGGTGACCACACCATCCGGGGTTCCTTTGCGCGTGGCCGCAATCACGCCAATACCTACTTCGTCGCTCAGTTCTCAAAACCCTTTAGCGCTTTCGGCACCTTCCGTCAGTTCCCACCTCGCAATGGAGAAAAGGGCGAAGAAGGGTCGATCCTCGGCAGCAGAGAGGTTGTTGCGGGCCAAGCAAAGATCTCCGGGCCCTTCGCTGGCGCATATCTGGACCTGACAACGACCGCAGGCGAGCAGGTCCTCGTCAAGATCGCCCACGGCACGAGCTACGAACAAGCCGAGCAGCGCCTCCAATCCGAGGACCCGGGTTGGGATTTTGACCGCGTGCATCGTCAGGCCGAGGACGCCTGGGCCGCTAAGCTCAACCAGATCGAGGTGGAGGGTGGCTCGGAGAAAGAGAAGATGCTGTTTTACTCGTGCCTGCAGCATTCCTTCGCAAGTCCCCGGTTGGTCGCGCAAAAGGGCGAGCCGTTCGTGACCCGCGACGGTACGGTCACGACGGCTACGTACGATCGCTACAACGAGGTGCCTTTCTGGGACACCGGCAGGAACCAGATTGTTCTGCTTACCCTTCTTGAGCCGAAGGTAAAGACCGATATCCTTCACTCGCAGCTGGATATGGCGCGCGAGTCCGGTTACATGGGGACGTCCTTTCACGGCGACAACGCTGTGTTTATGTACCTCGGCGATTGGGAGCGCGGGCTCGACTTCGACTGGGCCGGAACCTACGAATATCTCCGCAAGAATGCCACCGATCCGGCCGGCCCTCGCGGTTATCTCGCCGAGTACATGAAGAACGGCTGGATCTCCGATATCATCCCGCCCGGCAATCCCAGCCCGCCTTATGCCGGAGGCAAGGCAGGCGCGGCGACCACACTCGAGTACAGCTGGGATGACTACGCCATGGCCATCTACGCGAAGCGGCTCGGCAAGCAGGCCGACTACGAGATGTTTCTAAAGCGTGCACAGAACTACCGCAATGTCTTCGATTCCTCCATCGGTTTCGTGCGCGGAAAGACAGAAGACGGTAAGTGGATTGCACCCTTCGATCCCGGCGAGCCTTACTACAACTTCATGATGAAGGAGGCTTCGGGCTGGTCCACGCTCTGGCTCGTTCCGCACGACGTACAGGGCCTTGCGAACCTGCTCGGTGGCCGGGAGAAGTTTGCCGCTAAGCTCGACGAATTCTTCAGCACTCCGTACACGGCCAAGGGTGTCTGTCGGGATTGCACCGGGCTTGTCGGCGAGTATGTTCAAGGGAACCAACCCGACCAGCAGGCCGCTTACTACTACGACTGGGCCGGACAGCCCTGGAAGACGCAGGCCCTGGTGCGCAGGATTCTCCGCGAGATGTACGGCAGCGATAAGACAGGCTATGCGTTCCCTGGCATGGACGACCAAGGCTCAACTTCCTCCTGGTACGTCATGAGCGCGATGGGCTTCTATACCGTCGATCCCTCCAGCCCGAACTACATCCTTGGGAGCCCTCTCTTTACCCATACGGTCATGCACATGGGTAACGGCAAAACTTTCGAGATGGTAGCGAACCATAACTCGGAGAAGAACATCTACATCCAGTCCGCGACGCTCAATGGGAAGGCCTGGAATAAACCCTGGTTCAGTCACTCCGATATCGAGGCGGGGGGCAAGCTTGTCCTCAACATGGGGCCGCTACCGAATAAAGAGTGGGGAAGCGATCCCAATGCGGCTCCGCCCTCCATGTCATCGTCAAACTGA
- a CDS encoding alpha/beta fold hydrolase, producing MHKHNFVLALILIAAPILRAQTASPLHPEQHEFVLHNFKTESGVVLPEARIVYGTYGQLDAAGDNAILLPSHYMARLTGYEWLMKTPDYPNGALDTTKLFLITSELFGNGRSSSPSNTPEPFHGPRFPVMTIRDNVNAVHQMLTEQLHIKHLRAVIGFSMGAQQAFQWAVSYPTYMDRIVATSGTAKTYGHGIVRLEGQIAAITADSTFNHGDYTAPPQKGLEAFGVVWLGWLHSQEWWRQELWRSPDRPNLTLQQVIDNARHNFIPGADANNLILQCRTWEANNVGYTPASAAGTPPSEVHPAFNGDEKKALASIKVPVLYMPSATDLYFPVTDARYEAQYIPGVTLLPIPSLWGHPAGAGASPADKDFLNKNITAFLAGETIATDK from the coding sequence ATGCACAAGCACAATTTCGTTCTCGCTCTTATCCTCATCGCCGCGCCCATCCTTCGCGCGCAGACAGCCAGCCCGCTCCACCCCGAGCAGCACGAGTTCGTCCTGCACAACTTCAAGACCGAGTCCGGCGTCGTGCTTCCTGAAGCGCGCATCGTCTATGGCACCTACGGTCAGCTCGATGCTGCGGGCGACAACGCCATCCTGCTCCCATCGCACTACATGGCCAGGCTCACCGGCTATGAGTGGCTCATGAAGACCCCTGACTACCCTAACGGCGCTCTCGACACCACAAAGCTCTTCCTCATCACCTCCGAGCTCTTCGGGAACGGCCGCTCCTCTTCGCCCAGCAATACGCCCGAACCATTCCACGGCCCACGCTTCCCTGTAATGACCATCCGGGACAACGTCAACGCCGTGCACCAGATGCTCACCGAGCAACTGCACATCAAGCACCTGCGTGCCGTCATCGGCTTCTCCATGGGAGCGCAACAGGCATTTCAGTGGGCTGTCAGTTATCCCACCTACATGGACCGCATCGTCGCCACCTCCGGCACGGCGAAGACCTATGGCCATGGCATCGTCCGCCTCGAAGGCCAGATCGCGGCGATTACCGCTGACTCCACCTTCAATCACGGCGACTACACAGCGCCCCCGCAAAAGGGCCTCGAAGCCTTCGGTGTCGTCTGGCTCGGCTGGCTGCACTCGCAGGAATGGTGGCGTCAGGAGCTGTGGCGTAGCCCCGATCGCCCCAACCTCACGCTCCAGCAGGTCATCGACAACGCGCGTCACAACTTCATTCCCGGAGCCGACGCCAACAACCTCATCCTGCAGTGCCGCACCTGGGAGGCGAACAACGTTGGCTACACTCCCGCCTCCGCCGCCGGCACGCCACCCTCTGAAGTCCACCCAGCCTTCAACGGCGACGAGAAGAAGGCACTCGCCTCCATCAAAGTTCCCGTGCTTTACATGCCCTCGGCAACAGATCTCTACTTCCCTGTCACTGACGCTCGCTACGAAGCGCAGTACATTCCAGGTGTAACGCTGCTCCCCATTCCCTCCCTGTGGGGCCATCCGGCCGGAGCAGGCGCTAGTCCAGCCGATAAGGACTTCCTGAACAAGAACATCACAGCCTTCCTCGCGGGCGAGACCATCGCGACAGACAAATAA
- a CDS encoding DCL family protein, whose translation MAKQILIGERVFKTKKSAIEHMQLILNGPPMGTRVVEPGHGFLLDLVSLHPDADSKIGCGVSHFSIAQDDFRKRCFRLYRLDGTNTDFSVYKCFEGKHNVKAQVQLALRTAIRPQIVAFREKQLSSGPVTCPYSGEVLTRERCHVDHGPPYIFDALAQGWMAAYGLILETVAITASADDQQGRTLTDSTQIASWQAYHELYASLRLISIRANLSDAKVAHNRSGRTAVTTVEQ comes from the coding sequence ATGGCAAAGCAAATTCTGATCGGCGAACGGGTTTTCAAAACTAAGAAATCGGCGATCGAGCACATGCAACTGATTTTGAATGGGCCGCCTATGGGTACGCGGGTAGTCGAGCCAGGACATGGGTTCTTGTTGGACCTCGTGTCCCTTCATCCGGACGCAGACTCGAAGATTGGTTGCGGCGTAAGCCATTTCAGCATCGCGCAGGATGATTTTCGCAAACGGTGCTTTCGCCTTTATCGCTTGGATGGCACCAACACAGATTTCAGTGTTTATAAGTGCTTCGAGGGCAAACACAACGTCAAGGCCCAAGTGCAACTCGCCCTTCGGACGGCGATTAGGCCTCAGATTGTTGCGTTCCGTGAAAAGCAGTTGTCGTCCGGCCCGGTGACGTGCCCTTATTCTGGTGAGGTCCTCACCCGCGAGAGGTGCCATGTTGACCACGGGCCTCCATATATCTTTGACGCACTCGCTCAGGGCTGGATGGCCGCTTACGGCCTCATCTTGGAAACCGTGGCAATCACAGCCAGCGCAGATGATCAGCAGGGTCGCACGCTGACCGACTCAACGCAGATCGCATCGTGGCAGGCATATCATGAGCTTTACGCGAGTCTCAGGCTCATCAGCATCAGGGCAAACCTTTCTGACGCCAAGGTGGCACATAATCGCTCCGGTCGGACGGCGGTCACCACTGTAGAACAGTAA
- a CDS encoding type II toxin-antitoxin system RelE/ParE family toxin, with protein sequence MSSQRDDSSAEQLVAPRFWVYEYLFARQDRANIDDDELVEFRKLVKAYGGITPKQINRLLQD encoded by the coding sequence TTGAGCAGCCAAAGAGACGATAGCTCTGCTGAACAGCTAGTTGCACCCAGGTTCTGGGTCTACGAGTATCTGTTCGCCAGGCAGGATAGAGCCAACATTGACGACGATGAACTGGTGGAGTTCCGCAAGCTGGTGAAGGCTTATGGCGGAATCACCCCGAAACAGATCAATCGACTTCTACAAGATTGA
- a CDS encoding glycoside hydrolase family 76 protein has protein sequence MKRSQTADRSQHVHATARVLAETYDENTGLFRGTGWWNSANGISALVEAARVLHATEFDAIFQTTFSAAQHQAPGFRNEFYDDEGWWALAWLDVYDLRGDRRNLEMSKSIFDDMTTGWSDTCGGGIWWKKNVRYKNAIANELFLSVAVRLAAATSGQDRARYLDWAQKEERWFVNSGMINDQGLINDGLDSACHNNHATTWTYNQGVVLSGLSGLSKLTHDPAPLQLADHIAAAVGRQLVDAHGVLHDPCEPNCGGDGIQFKGILVRNLVTLQQAHPSPEIVTLLDQNAESLWRNARTENGHFSVNWAGPPQDSGTGSLISALDALASQVLVEQPKRR, from the coding sequence GTGAAGCGCTCACAAACGGCAGACAGGTCGCAACATGTCCACGCAACAGCCCGCGTACTCGCAGAAACCTATGATGAGAACACCGGCCTCTTTCGCGGCACCGGCTGGTGGAACTCCGCCAACGGCATCTCCGCTCTCGTCGAAGCCGCCCGCGTGCTCCATGCCACCGAATTCGACGCTATCTTCCAGACCACTTTTAGCGCAGCGCAACACCAAGCTCCCGGCTTTCGGAATGAGTTCTACGACGACGAGGGTTGGTGGGCGCTCGCATGGCTGGATGTCTATGATCTCCGCGGTGACAGACGCAATCTAGAGATGTCGAAATCGATCTTCGACGATATGACGACCGGCTGGTCGGACACGTGTGGAGGAGGCATCTGGTGGAAGAAGAACGTGCGTTACAAGAACGCCATTGCCAATGAGCTCTTTCTGTCCGTCGCCGTGCGCCTTGCCGCTGCCACATCCGGCCAGGACCGTGCCCGGTATCTTGATTGGGCACAGAAAGAGGAACGCTGGTTCGTGAACTCCGGCATGATCAACGATCAGGGTCTTATCAACGATGGTCTTGACTCTGCCTGCCACAACAATCACGCGACTACGTGGACCTACAACCAGGGCGTTGTCTTATCCGGACTCTCAGGGCTGTCCAAACTCACGCATGATCCCGCGCCTTTGCAGCTCGCCGACCACATAGCAGCAGCCGTGGGACGGCAACTCGTCGATGCCCATGGCGTCTTGCACGATCCGTGCGAGCCGAACTGCGGAGGCGATGGTATACAGTTCAAAGGAATTTTGGTGAGGAATCTCGTCACGCTTCAGCAAGCTCACCCATCGCCTGAGATCGTCACGTTGCTCGATCAAAACGCGGAGAGCCTTTGGAGGAATGCCAGAACAGAAAATGGGCATTTCTCGGTGAACTGGGCCGGCCCGCCGCAGGATAGCGGAACAGGCAGCCTGATCTCTGCCTTAGACGCCTTGGCATCTCAAGTCCTCGTTGAGCAGCCAAAGAGACGATAG
- a CDS encoding metallophosphoesterase family protein, with translation MLHDKVGDKSFITAGLDAVIDHLKEPTGDNQTSIASAISSTDKDVVEAERLALLHHFTAMKSSASTEQSHRDVHYVSRVDPVGAFQAVLAKLFKEIPGLQGYGDANPIWATTLVEQGIYDLKSFFHHVHDDVSRKEPFIASVLKEWKQLKFERAPYPAGLPATLPLSDHAKVALLADWGGDNPAARKVAAVVNRQKPDLAIHLGDIYYGGIASECETFLRLWPLQAIAGKPGAGIPPKSSLALNGNHEMYSGGEAYFSVVLKAFGQPQPFFCLENKHWRLIGLDTAYAAGRLKPTSETDPIAPQWNWLLNLLKTGEKKANIFLTHHQPVSAHTDEHNDSAPLRSDIVDLMAVDGIGQTAIFGWFFGHEHRCALYRDSELPYNARLIGNGCIPHQVQEEKAADAGCNNVDYFNKRQDAIGSGAAVSMYAQLTFQGSESAELLIEYIDEDNEVWGSEVWNAERGRLDASGKFQETDFDKQLSDQ, from the coding sequence ATGCTGCACGATAAGGTAGGCGACAAAAGCTTCATCACTGCGGGTCTGGATGCAGTAATCGACCATCTGAAGGAGCCGACCGGCGACAACCAAACCTCGATTGCCTCGGCCATTAGCTCTACTGACAAAGATGTTGTGGAGGCGGAACGCCTCGCACTTCTGCACCATTTCACTGCGATGAAATCCTCGGCATCGACCGAGCAGTCACATCGGGATGTCCACTATGTTTCCCGAGTTGACCCCGTGGGCGCGTTCCAAGCTGTGCTGGCCAAGCTCTTTAAAGAGATCCCGGGTTTGCAAGGATACGGCGACGCAAATCCAATATGGGCTACGACCTTGGTGGAGCAGGGTATCTACGATCTGAAGAGCTTCTTCCATCACGTTCATGACGATGTGAGCAGAAAAGAGCCTTTCATTGCTTCCGTTCTCAAAGAATGGAAGCAGTTGAAGTTTGAGCGAGCCCCTTATCCTGCGGGCCTTCCGGCGACGCTTCCTCTGAGTGACCATGCGAAAGTCGCTCTCCTAGCAGACTGGGGAGGAGATAATCCTGCCGCTAGGAAAGTTGCCGCCGTGGTGAACCGGCAGAAACCCGATCTGGCAATTCATCTTGGGGATATCTACTACGGTGGTATCGCTTCCGAGTGCGAGACATTTCTACGTCTATGGCCACTTCAAGCCATCGCTGGCAAACCCGGCGCGGGGATCCCTCCAAAATCAAGTCTCGCTCTAAACGGTAATCATGAGATGTACTCCGGCGGCGAAGCCTACTTTAGCGTAGTCCTGAAGGCCTTCGGTCAGCCCCAACCGTTCTTTTGTCTTGAAAACAAACATTGGAGATTGATCGGCCTAGATACCGCGTATGCGGCGGGTAGGCTGAAGCCAACGAGTGAAACTGATCCAATAGCTCCCCAGTGGAACTGGCTATTGAATCTCCTAAAGACTGGTGAAAAGAAGGCAAACATCTTCCTCACTCATCATCAGCCTGTATCTGCTCACACTGACGAGCATAACGACTCAGCACCGCTTCGAAGCGATATTGTCGACCTTATGGCCGTTGATGGAATTGGGCAAACTGCCATCTTTGGTTGGTTTTTCGGACATGAGCATCGATGCGCTCTCTACAGGGACTCCGAGCTTCCGTATAACGCAAGACTCATAGGCAACGGTTGCATTCCCCATCAGGTCCAAGAAGAAAAAGCAGCAGACGCGGGATGCAACAATGTCGATTACTTTAACAAACGACAGGACGCGATTGGCTCTGGAGCGGCTGTCTCGATGTATGCGCAGCTTACATTCCAAGGGAGTGAAAGTGCGGAGCTACTAATCGAATACATCGACGAAGATAACGAGGTTTGGGGTAGTGAAGTATGGAACGCCGAAAGAGGTCGTTTGGACGCGAGCGGCAAGTTTCAGGAGACGGACTTCGACAAACAACTCAGCGATCAGTAA
- a CDS encoding TonB-dependent receptor has translation MHLPRKFQGFGTFLLQAFLCTGVLFAQADRATVTGHVSDSTGALISGVNVIVKDANTGATFTSLTNAAGVYSITGLPIGDYSVQMSHKGFKDSKSSVHLVATQVQALDVSMEIGSSNEVVSVSAAPQLLESDTSTITNTLEEEALRDLPLNATNGRDAVQLLVQSTPSAAKSGISGNQVYSTLYLGGANSWTNTAYVDGVDAGAGPQGAIATPGLEAIAETQVMTGNASAELGSTGGGVLLFELKSGSNKIHGSAFEFLQNEALNANSWQNNYFLAGCASNDATCIRSNSRPRDRFNDYGGSLGGPLWKNRTFLFGDYEYYSQTNDTLNPNSTTVPTARMLTGDFSELLTGGTQQGNVVNAATGAAFINPCTGLPYQYGQIFDPQTQKVVNGQTCATPFANNVIPSGRFTSAQTQNIIGIYQKYYKPTLNSRIYNNYPTVVSNTPSETKRSFDVKLDHNFSTAHHLSASFDYVKWVSVTGGGLVSTLSDPGPLSQEWSNNTPNFIARVVDNYTITPNLLNTFGVGYSSTQYTQVPVNQVASASVYGFNSDSTAFPTIGFSSSNGVGEQNLGTSVDSYQNYYGYHFQDTVAWQHGNHSYKFGGQVFLQGLNSNSGGNIQNYNFSNVTGGPTDTSLTPYVGSAFANLLLGDVQSASQNVPEPTYPRQKYINAFAQDDWKVNTRLTLNLGLTWIFTFAGHQQDGHWTNFDLTQQNPLWGSYKGAWTFAQNSGSTFQTDNTLRQFAPHLGGAYQLTSKLLVRASYGLYYVPLGEFNAGYGYGFPSQQGEFWTGTNIVPNNIPGSTAFNWGNGYPGTTVLLQRSITQTSMGNDAPFYISPKTLHLGRAQNFYAGVQYELAKNIILDARYMGSLGSALHDNSESVGINYPDFNTYSHLLTSGHINDTISSAADAANDGVPYPYQGFSGPAYAAIAPIPQAASFNNKIVLETDQQIGSSSYNAFVAEVKARSSHNLNVDISYTLSHLEGSNLAHRSAPGGNGLYGYQSAADIPASHGFVQGTDQLQVVTGYITYQLPFGNGQAFLSKGRLVDAAVGGWTVGSSLTYGSGGPMGTVNSPVQYPFFFQNQRDNFAPGVTADNIKNHFHGHYVDLANTSDPRNQDFSPSLFTTPTLGTLGNTPYNYNHWRWNPGLASDASESVSLSKAFAMGPEGRFKATIRAEFYNVFNRHYINSPDTNPNDTTFGQVTGVSGTPRNGQLAARVQW, from the coding sequence ATGCATTTACCAAGAAAATTTCAGGGTTTTGGCACGTTTCTTTTACAGGCATTCTTGTGCACAGGAGTGCTGTTCGCTCAAGCCGATCGAGCCACGGTGACGGGACATGTGTCCGATTCGACCGGAGCTTTGATTTCGGGTGTTAACGTTATCGTTAAAGACGCCAATACAGGAGCGACGTTTACCAGTCTCACCAATGCCGCCGGGGTCTACAGCATTACGGGTCTTCCGATCGGCGATTACAGCGTCCAGATGAGTCACAAGGGCTTCAAAGACTCGAAGTCCTCCGTTCATCTCGTCGCCACGCAGGTCCAGGCCCTTGATGTGAGCATGGAGATCGGCTCCTCCAACGAAGTTGTCTCGGTCAGTGCCGCTCCGCAGTTGCTCGAATCGGACACATCGACCATCACGAACACGCTCGAAGAGGAAGCGCTTCGCGACCTGCCTCTGAATGCCACCAACGGCCGCGACGCCGTGCAACTGCTGGTGCAGAGTACTCCGAGCGCCGCCAAGTCCGGTATCTCAGGGAACCAGGTCTACAGCACCTTGTATCTCGGAGGCGCCAACTCCTGGACCAACACGGCCTACGTCGATGGCGTGGACGCCGGCGCCGGACCTCAGGGAGCCATCGCTACCCCCGGCCTGGAAGCCATCGCTGAGACTCAGGTCATGACGGGCAATGCCAGCGCCGAACTCGGTAGTACCGGCGGCGGTGTCCTGCTTTTCGAGCTCAAATCCGGAAGCAACAAGATCCATGGCAGCGCCTTCGAGTTCCTTCAGAACGAAGCTCTCAACGCAAACTCGTGGCAGAACAATTACTTTCTCGCCGGTTGTGCCTCCAACGATGCGACCTGCATCCGCAGCAACTCTCGTCCGCGCGACCGGTTCAACGATTACGGGGGCAGCCTCGGGGGGCCTCTGTGGAAGAACCGTACCTTCCTCTTCGGAGACTACGAGTACTACAGCCAGACCAATGACACACTGAACCCCAATAGCACCACCGTCCCCACGGCACGGATGCTCACCGGGGATTTCAGCGAGCTGCTGACCGGAGGTACCCAGCAGGGCAACGTTGTCAATGCAGCCACAGGCGCCGCATTTATCAATCCCTGTACCGGCCTTCCGTATCAGTACGGGCAGATCTTCGATCCGCAGACGCAGAAGGTTGTTAACGGACAGACCTGCGCCACGCCGTTCGCCAACAACGTGATTCCGTCTGGCCGCTTCACTAGCGCTCAGACGCAAAATATCATCGGAATTTACCAAAAATATTACAAGCCGACTCTGAACAGCCGCATCTACAACAACTACCCGACTGTTGTGAGTAACACGCCGAGCGAAACCAAGCGGTCCTTTGATGTCAAGCTAGACCACAACTTTTCGACCGCTCATCATCTGAGCGCTTCGTTCGATTATGTGAAGTGGGTCAGTGTAACCGGCGGCGGCCTGGTGAGCACCCTCAGCGATCCCGGCCCGTTGAGCCAGGAGTGGAGTAACAACACGCCAAACTTCATTGCGCGCGTGGTGGATAATTACACGATCACGCCCAACCTGCTGAACACCTTCGGTGTCGGCTACTCCTCGACACAGTACACCCAGGTGCCAGTGAACCAGGTTGCCAGTGCCTCAGTCTATGGATTCAACTCCGACAGCACAGCGTTTCCAACAATCGGCTTCAGCAGCAGCAACGGTGTCGGGGAGCAGAATCTCGGCACGTCCGTAGACTCCTATCAAAACTATTACGGCTACCATTTTCAGGACACGGTGGCCTGGCAGCATGGCAACCACTCGTACAAGTTCGGCGGCCAGGTGTTTCTCCAAGGCCTGAACTCCAACTCTGGCGGCAACATTCAGAACTACAACTTCAGCAACGTGACCGGCGGCCCCACCGACACCTCGCTGACGCCTTATGTTGGGAGTGCCTTCGCCAATCTCCTGCTCGGAGATGTGCAGTCAGCGTCGCAGAACGTTCCTGAGCCTACGTATCCGCGGCAGAAGTACATCAACGCCTTCGCCCAGGACGACTGGAAGGTCAATACTCGTCTTACCCTCAACCTTGGCCTTACCTGGATCTTCACCTTTGCCGGTCACCAGCAAGACGGTCACTGGACTAACTTCGACCTGACCCAACAGAATCCTCTTTGGGGCAGCTATAAGGGTGCCTGGACCTTCGCGCAAAACTCCGGCTCTACCTTCCAGACCGATAACACCTTACGGCAGTTTGCGCCGCACCTCGGCGGTGCCTACCAACTCACCAGCAAGCTGCTGGTGCGTGCGAGCTATGGTCTTTACTACGTGCCTCTCGGCGAGTTCAACGCGGGCTATGGCTACGGCTTCCCCTCACAGCAGGGTGAGTTCTGGACCGGAACCAACATTGTGCCTAACAACATTCCGGGTTCTACTGCCTTCAACTGGGGGAACGGCTATCCCGGAACAACTGTTCTACTGCAGCGCTCGATTACCCAGACGAGCATGGGCAACGATGCTCCTTTTTACATCAGTCCTAAGACGCTCCACCTCGGCCGGGCGCAGAATTTTTACGCGGGCGTGCAGTACGAACTGGCCAAGAACATCATTCTCGATGCGCGATATATGGGTAGCCTCGGAAGCGCCCTCCACGATAACTCCGAGTCGGTCGGCATCAACTATCCCGACTTCAACACCTACAGCCACCTGCTTACCTCCGGCCACATCAACGACACGATCAGTAGTGCCGCCGACGCCGCCAATGACGGTGTTCCCTATCCTTACCAGGGTTTCAGCGGTCCCGCTTACGCGGCTATCGCTCCCATCCCTCAAGCCGCTTCCTTCAACAACAAAATTGTGCTCGAGACCGACCAGCAGATTGGCTCGAGTTCTTACAATGCTTTCGTCGCGGAGGTTAAGGCACGCAGTTCACACAATCTGAACGTGGATATAAGTTACACACTCTCGCATCTCGAGGGCAGCAACCTGGCTCACCGCTCGGCACCGGGCGGCAATGGTCTGTACGGCTATCAAAGCGCGGCTGACATTCCTGCTTCGCATGGCTTTGTTCAGGGCACCGATCAGCTCCAGGTGGTCACCGGCTACATTACCTATCAGCTTCCGTTCGGGAACGGTCAGGCCTTCCTGTCGAAAGGTCGTTTGGTTGACGCAGCGGTCGGCGGCTGGACTGTAGGATCCTCTCTCACCTATGGCTCCGGCGGTCCCATGGGGACGGTTAACTCGCCTGTGCAATATCCGTTCTTCTTTCAAAATCAGCGTGACAACTTCGCTCCCGGAGTTACAGCCGACAATATCAAGAATCATTTCCATGGCCATTACGTCGACCTGGCCAATACCTCAGATCCGCGCAACCAGGACTTCAGCCCCAGCCTCTTCACAACCCCGACTCTGGGCACTCTCGGCAACACGCCCTACAACTACAACCACTGGCGCTGGAATCCGGGTCTCGCCAGCGATGCCAGCGAGAGTGTTTCGCTGAGCAAGGCTTTTGCCATGGGCCCTGAGGGTCGCTTCAAAGCCACCATCCGCGCCGAGTTCTACAACGTGTTCAACCGCCACTACATCAACTCACCCGACACCAACCCGAACGACACAACCTTTGGTCAGGTTACCGGCGTTTCAGGAACCCCCCGTAATGGCCAGCTTGCGGCGCGCGTTCAGTGGTAA